GCAGCGCTACCCCACATGCGTGACCAGGGCTACGGACGGGTGATCTCGATCGGCTCGGGCGCCTCACGACGCGCCGCCTCTTCCTGGGCCTACACCACGGCCAAGCACGGCCTCGTCGGTTTCACCACCCAGCTCGCGAAGATCACCGGCCCCCACGCCATCACGGCGAACTGTCTCTGCCCCGGATGGACCAACACCTCACTGATCGACTTCGAGAAGCTCGCCCGCGCCCGCGGGACGACCGTCGAACAGGCCCGGGCCGCAGCGGCCGGCGACTCGGCGCAGGGCCGGATCCTCGAACCCGAGGAGCTCGGCCCACTCGCGGTGCTCCTCGCGTCGCCGGCCGGCGGAGCGATCACCGGCCAGGTCATCGGGGTCGACGGCGGCTTTCAGCTCTGATCGACCATGGCGACGACCGGCGAAGTGAGCGGCTGACGGCGTAGCCCGGTGACCGGCGCCATGAAGCGGCTCCGCATCAGCGCGACGGCCAGCAACGCGGCACCCGCCACGGTGAAGTACATGCCCTCGTAGCCGGCGGCGTCGGCGATCAGACCCAGGAACAGCGCCCCGGCGGAGTTGGCGAAGTCGCCGAAGGTCGAGACGGTCGCGACGACCTTCGAACGGTCGGCCGCGTCCGCGGAATCGACCGCGATCAGGACGAGCAGGGGAACGTTCCAGGCCATCCCGATCGCGATGACGAACGCGCCGACGTAGAGCTGGCTCGCAGTCGTCGCCGTGGCGAGCACGACGGCACCGCCGGCGACCGTCAGGTGGGCGACCGTCGCGAGGTTGCGGCGATCGAATCGGTCGATCACCCACCCGCCGACGAGACGGAGCACGAGGGTGGTCCCCGAATAGGTGAGCAACAGCCACTTCGCTTCCTCGATCCCGAACTCCTCGCTGTAGTCCTGGATGAACCCGTTGAAGCCCATGAAGGCGACGAAGATCAAGAGGTTGACGAAGCCGATCCGCGCCGCGATCGGGTGGAAGACATCGCGCAGACCCTCGGCCGGTCGCACCTCGTCGGGCTTGGTCTCCGGGAGGGTCAGCGCGACCAGGGCGGAGAGGAAGGCGAACGAGGCGGCCATCGCGAATGCCCAGGTGAATCCGTGCGCCTGCAACACGGTCTCACCCGCGATCGGCCCGATCGCGAACCCGACGAAGACGGCAACCGAGAAGGTGGAGAAGACCCTGGCCCGATGCTCCGGAGGTGGCAACTCGGTGGCCGTCGTCGCCTGTGCGAGATACATCACCGAGCTGAACGCTCCTGTGCCGATCCGCACCAGGAGCAGCGCCCAGAGCGCGCCCGTCTCCGCTGCGGGCACGTGCAGGAGCTGGAACACCGCGATGCCGACCGCGCCTCCGATCATCAGCGGCCGACGACCGATGCGATCCGACAGGACCCCGGCGACCGGGCGCACGAGGAGCATCCCGAGCGCGAAGGTGGCGAACGCGAGACCGATGTCGGTCTTCGATCCACCGAGCTCGTCCTCCACCAATCGGGGCAGTACCGGGAACGAGACACCCGCAACGGTGAAGTACGCGATGCCGGCGACGAACAACGCGAGAACCCGTGGTGTGTAGACGCGCTCGGTCACCTCCGCACGGTAGAGCCTCGGGTCGGATCAGCACGATCCTGCGTTGGCCGCCATCGCGGCGCTAGACACAGTTCGTGACCGTCGACCCCGACCAGCAGACCGCCGACATCCGTCGTTTCTACAAGTGGGCCCGACGGGTGCGTCGGCTCGGCCACCTGCTCCGCAAGATCTCGTACCACCCCGCCGACCTCGAACCCGGCTTCCCGCAACGGCTCGTCATGGTGGCGAACCATCGCAGCCTCTCCGACGTGTTCGTCGCGGTCGAGGCGCTCGCCCACTACCAACTCCCGGCCCGTTGTCTGGTCCGGGCGAAGTACTTCGAGACACCGGGAGCGGGCAGGTTCCTGCGGACCATCGGTTGCATTCCCGCCGGCGACGGCAAGCGCGCGTCGATCGACATCGCGAAGGAGACACTCGAGGCCGACCGGCCCGTCGCCGTGATGATCGAAGGGAAGATCGTTCCACCCGAGCGTCGCGCCGCCGACGGGCTCGGCGACATCCGCCCGGGCTTCGTCGAGATCGCCCGCGCTGCCAACGCCGACATCTTGCCGATCGCCCTCGTGAACACCGAACACATCTGGCGCAGCCGGGGGAAGTTCCCGCGCCTTCCGTGGCGGGGCCGCGCGAAGGTCGAGGTCCACACCGGCAAGATCGTGACGATCGAGGGTCGCAGCGACGACGAGATCATCGCCGAGACCCGCAAGATGATCGCTGAGTATCTCGCGATCGCCGAGGCGTAGTTCAGCGAGTCAGGCGAGGGCGACGGCCCCAGCCGGCAGGATTGTCGCCCGGGAGCCGCGGCGCTGCGGTCGCAATTCGCCGCTCGAGACCCTGGGTCTTGGCCACCAGCTCGGCCTCCCACTCGACGAGCTCCGCCTCCCGTTCGTCGAGGGCCGCCGCTCGAAGGTCGATCGTGTCGCGAAGATCGACGACGTCGTCGACCGATTCGGTGTGGTCACCCGCGGCGGTGTCGCTGTCGGATTCCGTCTCGACCTCGTCGAGCTTCGCGATGGCTTCCTCGACCAGCCGCTGGGCTTCGACCCGCTCCGACTCGATCGACCGGCGCAACTCGTCGAGCTCTGCTTCCGCAGCCGCGACCTCGGCCAGGCGACGGCCGGCCAGCTCGTCGAGCCCCAGCAACTCGGAGCGGCGAGCAGCGACGGCGGCTTCCTCGGCACGCAGCTCTTCCCAGGCTGCCGCGATCCGACGGGATTCCGCTTCGGCTGCCGCATCGACCTCGGCCCTCCGTTGGGCGAGATGGTCGGCGGCATCGGAACGGATCCGCAGCGCTTCGTCCTTCGCTTCGCGCACGGCGGTGTGCATGCGGGCCAGATCGGCCTGCAGCCGCCCGTGGGCCCGCTGCGCCTCGGCGACTTCCTCCTTGGCGGCTTCGAGCATCGCCCGAGTCGCTCGCAGCTCTTCGTTGGCCGCATCCATCGCATCGGCCCGCTGGGAGCGCAGCGAGGTCGCCACCCGATTCGCGGCGGCTTCGCCGAGCTCTCGACGGATGTCCTGCACGGCGCGAGCCACGAAGGCACCCCATTCACCGGCATCGAGAGAGTTGTCGTCCACAGCGGTCACAGGAGTTCCTTTCGTGCTCAGCGTTCTCGGGCGGAGAGGTAGACGGGGTGCGACGCCCGCGACCGATTGGCGACGAGGCCGATCAGGTTGGCGCGGGCACTGCGCAACAGGTCGATGGTGCGCTGCAGTTCTTCTCGGCGTGACACCGCCGGGTCGTAGACGACGACCACGGCATCGGCCTGCGAGGCGATGAGCCGGGAGTCGGATGTGCTCAGGGTCGGAGGCGAGTCGATCAGGATGAGGTCGTAGCGGGAGTAGAGCTCGGCGAGGATGGCCGCGAACCGATCCGACCGGAGCAGCTCACCGGACCCGGCAGGGCCGTGGGTGTCGACGATGCCATGAGCATCGATGATGTGCACGTTGTCGATCTCCGACGCACGGGCGACGTGCTCGATCGCGGCGCCGCCGTCGAGCAGGTCGACGAGACCGAGTTCGGATTGGCCCAGACCGAGCCGGGAGGCCACGCCGGGATTCACGAAGTCGGAGTCGATGACCAGCACGCGGGTCCCGCGCGCGGCCTCGGCCTGCGCGAGGTTGACGACGGTCTGGGTCTTGCCGACCGACGGTCGGTCGGAGGTGAAGACGATGCTCTGGAGCGGATCACCGACATTGGTCAACCACAACGAGTTGAGCAGTACCTGATAGCCGCTCGATTCCT
This is a stretch of genomic DNA from Acidimicrobiales bacterium. It encodes these proteins:
- a CDS encoding MFS transporter, whose product is MTERVYTPRVLALFVAGIAYFTVAGVSFPVLPRLVEDELGGSKTDIGLAFATFALGMLLVRPVAGVLSDRIGRRPLMIGGAVGIAVFQLLHVPAAETGALWALLLVRIGTGAFSSVMYLAQATTATELPPPEHRARVFSTFSVAVFVGFAIGPIAGETVLQAHGFTWAFAMAASFAFLSALVALTLPETKPDEVRPAEGLRDVFHPIAARIGFVNLLIFVAFMGFNGFIQDYSEEFGIEEAKWLLLTYSGTTLVLRLVGGWVIDRFDRRNLATVAHLTVAGGAVVLATATTASQLYVGAFVIAIGMAWNVPLLVLIAVDSADAADRSKVVATVSTFGDFANSAGALFLGLIADAAGYEGMYFTVAGAALLAVALMRSRFMAPVTGLRRQPLTSPVVAMVDQS
- a CDS encoding lysophospholipid acyltransferase family protein is translated as MTVDPDQQTADIRRFYKWARRVRRLGHLLRKISYHPADLEPGFPQRLVMVANHRSLSDVFVAVEALAHYQLPARCLVRAKYFETPGAGRFLRTIGCIPAGDGKRASIDIAKETLEADRPVAVMIEGKIVPPERRAADGLGDIRPGFVEIARAANADILPIALVNTEHIWRSRGKFPRLPWRGRAKVEVHTGKIVTIEGRSDDEIIAETRKMIAEYLAIAEA
- a CDS encoding SDR family NAD(P)-dependent oxidoreductase produces the protein MSHPASVAGPLDHRVAVVTGGGRGIGRALASAMAAAGAAVVVSSRTATELDEVTSTIEAQGGRAVGVVADATERTSAILPVETALDTFGRIDILVNNVGGTAPGSQDPFEGDMDAIEAVLTLNLTSAFWITHAALPHMRDQGYGRVISIGSGASRRAASSWAYTTAKHGLVGFTTQLAKITGPHAITANCLCPGWTNTSLIDFEKLARARGTTVEQARAAAAGDSAQGRILEPEELGPLAVLLASPAGGAITGQVIGVDGGFQL